Proteins from a genomic interval of Haemorhous mexicanus isolate bHaeMex1 chromosome Z, bHaeMex1.pri, whole genome shotgun sequence:
- the LOC132322145 gene encoding large ribosomal subunit protein mL50-like isoform X1 yields MAAVRALRVAAWRRPGLGPAGLRALWDGRRYPQGTGKEEREVGADGAVPEKEERSEPSLIHPPPRRRSYIPPEDLQSCLESHVREVFGPSVPEDWQQAPLQENRLKHRLLARLATELGHAVPNSQLHRMRCAADVLGFYRAPVKDGTKIDELAAAELPRNLKIIWQQ; encoded by the exons ATGGCGGCGGTGCGGGCGCTGCGGGTGGCGGCGTGGCGGCGGCCGGGGCTCGGCCCCGCGGGGCTCAGGGCGCTGTGGGACGGCCGCAGGTACCCGCAGGGCACAGG gaaggaggaaagagaagtgGGAGCAGACGGAGCAGTTCCtgagaaggaggagaggagcGAGCCCAGCCTGATCcaccccccgccccgccgccggaGCTACATCCCGCCCGaggacctgcagagctgcctggagtcccacGTCAGGGAGGTCTTCGGGCCCTCTGTTCCCGAGGACTGGCAGCAGGCTCCCCTGCAGGAGAACCGGCTGAAGCACCGCCTGCTGGCCCGGCTGGCGACGGAGCTGGGACACGCTGTGCCCAACTCGCAGCTGCACCGCATGCGCTGCGCTGCGGACGTGCTGGGTTTCTATCGCGCCCCCGTGAAGGACGGCACCAAGATCGATGAACTCGcggctgcagagctgccccggAACCTGAAAATCATCTGGCAGCAGTGA
- the LOC132322145 gene encoding large ribosomal subunit protein mL50-like isoform X3, protein MAAVRALRVAAWRRPGLGPAGLRALWDGRRKEEREVGADGAVPEKEERSEPSLIHPPPRRRSYIPPEDLQSCLESHVREVFGPSVPEDWQQAPLQENRLKHRLLARLATELGHAVPNSQLHRMRCAADVLGFYRAPVKDGTKIDELAAAELPRNLKIIWQQ, encoded by the exons ATGGCGGCGGTGCGGGCGCTGCGGGTGGCGGCGTGGCGGCGGCCGGGGCTCGGCCCCGCGGGGCTCAGGGCGCTGTGGGACGGCCGCAG gaaggaggaaagagaagtgGGAGCAGACGGAGCAGTTCCtgagaaggaggagaggagcGAGCCCAGCCTGATCcaccccccgccccgccgccggaGCTACATCCCGCCCGaggacctgcagagctgcctggagtcccacGTCAGGGAGGTCTTCGGGCCCTCTGTTCCCGAGGACTGGCAGCAGGCTCCCCTGCAGGAGAACCGGCTGAAGCACCGCCTGCTGGCCCGGCTGGCGACGGAGCTGGGACACGCTGTGCCCAACTCGCAGCTGCACCGCATGCGCTGCGCTGCGGACGTGCTGGGTTTCTATCGCGCCCCCGTGAAGGACGGCACCAAGATCGATGAACTCGcggctgcagagctgccccggAACCTGAAAATCATCTGGCAGCAGTGA
- the LOC132322145 gene encoding large ribosomal subunit protein mL50-like isoform X2, with the protein MAAVRALRVAAWRRPGLGPAGLRALWDGRSRKEEREVGADGAVPEKEERSEPSLIHPPPRRRSYIPPEDLQSCLESHVREVFGPSVPEDWQQAPLQENRLKHRLLARLATELGHAVPNSQLHRMRCAADVLGFYRAPVKDGTKIDELAAAELPRNLKIIWQQ; encoded by the exons ATGGCGGCGGTGCGGGCGCTGCGGGTGGCGGCGTGGCGGCGGCCGGGGCTCGGCCCCGCGGGGCTCAGGGCGCTGTGGGACGGCCGCAG caggaaggaggaaagagaagtgGGAGCAGACGGAGCAGTTCCtgagaaggaggagaggagcGAGCCCAGCCTGATCcaccccccgccccgccgccggaGCTACATCCCGCCCGaggacctgcagagctgcctggagtcccacGTCAGGGAGGTCTTCGGGCCCTCTGTTCCCGAGGACTGGCAGCAGGCTCCCCTGCAGGAGAACCGGCTGAAGCACCGCCTGCTGGCCCGGCTGGCGACGGAGCTGGGACACGCTGTGCCCAACTCGCAGCTGCACCGCATGCGCTGCGCTGCGGACGTGCTGGGTTTCTATCGCGCCCCCGTGAAGGACGGCACCAAGATCGATGAACTCGcggctgcagagctgccccggAACCTGAAAATCATCTGGCAGCAGTGA
- the RIOK2 gene encoding serine/threonine-protein kinase RIO2 isoform X2, translated as MGKLNVVMLRYLSREHFRVLTAVEMGMKNHEIVPASLIASIASLKHGGCNKILRELAKHKLLAYERTKTVQGYRLTNAGYDYLALKTLSSRQVISSVGNQMGVGKESDIYIVANEEEQQFALKLHRLGRTSFRNLKNKRDYHKHRHKMSWLYLSRIAAMKEFAYMKALHDREFPVPKPIDYNRHAVVMELVDGYPLCQVRQMEDPAAVYSELMDLIVKLANHGLIHGDFNEFNLILDNNDHATLIDFPQMMSTSHANAEWYFNRDVNCIKEFFKKRFNYESELFPTFKDIRRECSLDKEIAASGYAKEMQEDGELLYPTGSDEDDNTEVLELPEDAEKELSFFKNEQNSEDFTCEVGGFSESRASDSTASSSEEEADTAKSRENTQRLNMAELSSALEEDEGSAVPWKSSEDAESSAFTSFKGKRLTENAAELEGQTGQGGCCEGKENEEECPELVSSSALNEEFSHYSEECIVPIAGHRTRTKSITSVRSVGSCSTIPPELVKQKIKRQLTKQQKSALKQRLQKGEANIYTKQRRENMHNIKSSLDAANFWG; from the exons ATGGGGAAGCTGAACGTGGTGATGCTGCGGTACCTGTCCCGGGAGCACTTCAGGGTGCTGACCGCG GTGGAAATGGGCATGAAGAATCATGAAATAGTTCCTGCTAGCTTAATTGCTTCCATTGCCAGCCTTAAACACGGTGGCTGTAATAAAATTTTGAGAGAGTTGGCGAAGCACAAACTTCTGGCTTACGAACGAACTAAGA CTGTCCAGGGTTATCGGTTAACTAATGCAGGCTATGATTACTTGGCTCTGAAAACTCTCTCGTCCCGACAAGTCATCAGTTCTGTGGGGAACCAGATGGGTGTTGGAAAAGAATCAG ATATTTATATTGTTGCCAATGAAGAGGAGCAACAGTTTGCACTGAAATTGCACAGGCTGGGGAGAACCTCCTTTCGCAACCTGAAAAACAAACGTGACTACCACAAGCACAGGCACAAAATGTCCTGGCTGTACTTGTCCCGGATAGCAGCAATGAAGGAGTTTGCCTACATGAAG GCTTTGCATGACAGAGAATTTCCTGTTCCAAAGCCCATAGACTACAACAGGCATGCAGTTGTTATGGAACTTGTTGATGGATATCCTTT GTGCCAGGTGCGCCAAATGGAAGATCCTGCTGCTGTATACAGTGAATTAATGGACCTGATTGTAAAACTTGCCAATCATGGTCTGATCCATGGCGATTTCAATGAGTTTAATCTCATCTTGGACAATAACGACCATGCCACTTTGATTGATTTCCCTCAGATGATGTCAACATCACATGCAAATGCTGAATG GTATTTTAACAGAGATGTTAACTGTATTAAGGAGTTCTTCAAAAAACGCTTCAACTATGAGAGTGAGCTCTTCCCAACCTTCAAAGACATCAG GAGAGAGTGTTCTCTTGATAAAGAGATTGCTGCCAGTGGCTATGCGAAGGAGATGCAGGAAGATGGTGAACTGCTTTACCCCACAGGTTCTGATGAGGATGACAACACAGAGGTGTTAGAACTTCCAGAGGATGCTGAGAAAGAGCTCAGCTTCTTCAAAAATGAACAGAACAGTGAAGACTTCACATGTGAAGTGGGTGGTTTCTCTGAAAGCAGAGCCTCTGACAGCACTGCAagcagcagtgaggaagaggcTGATACAGCTAAGAGCAGGGAAAATACACAAAGACTAAATATGGCAGAGTTGAGTTCAGCCTTGGAAGAAGATGAAGGGTCGGCTGTGCCTTGGAAGTCCAGTGAAGATGCAGAGAGTTCTGCATTTACTTCTTTTAAGGGCAAAAGACtaactgaaaatgctgctgaacTGGAAGGTCAGACAGGTCAAGGAGGGTGCTGTGAGGGTAAGGAGAATGAAGAGGAGTGCCCTGAGCTGGTCAGCTCATCAGCTTTAAATGAGGAATTCAGTCATTACAG TGAAGAGTGTATTGTTCCCATTGCTGGGCACAGAACAAGGACTAAGAGCATCACATCAGTCAGAAGTGTTGGGAGCTGTTCAACCATTCCTCCG GAGCTGGTGAAACAGAAGATAAAGCGTCAGCTGACCAAGCAGCAGAAATCTGCTCTGAAGCAACGTCTGCAAAAAGGGGAGGCAAATATTTACACCAAACAACGTCGAGAGAATATGCACAACATTAAGTCAAGCTTGGATGCAGCCAATTTCTGGGGATAA
- the RIOK2 gene encoding serine/threonine-protein kinase RIO2 isoform X1, producing the protein MGKLNVVMLRYLSREHFRVLTAVEMGMKNHEIVPASLIASIASLKHGGCNKILRELAKHKLLAYERTKTVQGYRLTNAGYDYLALKTLSSRQVISSVGNQMGVGKESDIYIVANEEEQQFALKLHRLGRTSFRNLKNKRDYHKHRHKMSWLYLSRIAAMKEFAYMKALHDREFPVPKPIDYNRHAVVMELVDGYPLCQVRQMEDPAAVYSELMDLIVKLANHGLIHGDFNEFNLILDNNDHATLIDFPQMMSTSHANAEWYFNRDVNCIKEFFKKRFNYESELFPTFKDIRRECSLDKEIAASGYAKEMQEDGELLYPTGSDEDDNTEVLELPEDAEKELSFFKNEQNSEDFTCEVGGFSESRASDSTASSSEEEADTAKSRENTQRLNMAELSSALEEDEGSAVPWKSSEDAESSAFTSFKGKRLTENAAELEGQTGQGGCCEGKENEEECPELVSSSALNEEFSHYSSEECIVPIAGHRTRTKSITSVRSVGSCSTIPPELVKQKIKRQLTKQQKSALKQRLQKGEANIYTKQRRENMHNIKSSLDAANFWG; encoded by the exons ATGGGGAAGCTGAACGTGGTGATGCTGCGGTACCTGTCCCGGGAGCACTTCAGGGTGCTGACCGCG GTGGAAATGGGCATGAAGAATCATGAAATAGTTCCTGCTAGCTTAATTGCTTCCATTGCCAGCCTTAAACACGGTGGCTGTAATAAAATTTTGAGAGAGTTGGCGAAGCACAAACTTCTGGCTTACGAACGAACTAAGA CTGTCCAGGGTTATCGGTTAACTAATGCAGGCTATGATTACTTGGCTCTGAAAACTCTCTCGTCCCGACAAGTCATCAGTTCTGTGGGGAACCAGATGGGTGTTGGAAAAGAATCAG ATATTTATATTGTTGCCAATGAAGAGGAGCAACAGTTTGCACTGAAATTGCACAGGCTGGGGAGAACCTCCTTTCGCAACCTGAAAAACAAACGTGACTACCACAAGCACAGGCACAAAATGTCCTGGCTGTACTTGTCCCGGATAGCAGCAATGAAGGAGTTTGCCTACATGAAG GCTTTGCATGACAGAGAATTTCCTGTTCCAAAGCCCATAGACTACAACAGGCATGCAGTTGTTATGGAACTTGTTGATGGATATCCTTT GTGCCAGGTGCGCCAAATGGAAGATCCTGCTGCTGTATACAGTGAATTAATGGACCTGATTGTAAAACTTGCCAATCATGGTCTGATCCATGGCGATTTCAATGAGTTTAATCTCATCTTGGACAATAACGACCATGCCACTTTGATTGATTTCCCTCAGATGATGTCAACATCACATGCAAATGCTGAATG GTATTTTAACAGAGATGTTAACTGTATTAAGGAGTTCTTCAAAAAACGCTTCAACTATGAGAGTGAGCTCTTCCCAACCTTCAAAGACATCAG GAGAGAGTGTTCTCTTGATAAAGAGATTGCTGCCAGTGGCTATGCGAAGGAGATGCAGGAAGATGGTGAACTGCTTTACCCCACAGGTTCTGATGAGGATGACAACACAGAGGTGTTAGAACTTCCAGAGGATGCTGAGAAAGAGCTCAGCTTCTTCAAAAATGAACAGAACAGTGAAGACTTCACATGTGAAGTGGGTGGTTTCTCTGAAAGCAGAGCCTCTGACAGCACTGCAagcagcagtgaggaagaggcTGATACAGCTAAGAGCAGGGAAAATACACAAAGACTAAATATGGCAGAGTTGAGTTCAGCCTTGGAAGAAGATGAAGGGTCGGCTGTGCCTTGGAAGTCCAGTGAAGATGCAGAGAGTTCTGCATTTACTTCTTTTAAGGGCAAAAGACtaactgaaaatgctgctgaacTGGAAGGTCAGACAGGTCAAGGAGGGTGCTGTGAGGGTAAGGAGAATGAAGAGGAGTGCCCTGAGCTGGTCAGCTCATCAGCTTTAAATGAGGAATTCAGTCATTACAG TAGTGAAGAGTGTATTGTTCCCATTGCTGGGCACAGAACAAGGACTAAGAGCATCACATCAGTCAGAAGTGTTGGGAGCTGTTCAACCATTCCTCCG GAGCTGGTGAAACAGAAGATAAAGCGTCAGCTGACCAAGCAGCAGAAATCTGCTCTGAAGCAACGTCTGCAAAAAGGGGAGGCAAATATTTACACCAAACAACGTCGAGAGAATATGCACAACATTAAGTCAAGCTTGGATGCAGCCAATTTCTGGGGATAA